From Mesorhizobium sp. Pch-S:
CTGGACCGACGGACAGTCGCTCATGCCACTGCTTCAAGGGGGCGGACGCGACGAGCCGGTGCTGATGGAGTATGCCGCCGAAGGCTCATACGCCCCGATGGTAGCGATCCGTGAGGGCCGTTACAAATTCGTCCACAGCGAGATCGACCCGCCGCAGCTGTTCGATCTCGAACAGGACCCGCAGGAGCGCGTCAATCTCGCCGGCGACCCTCGCCATGCGGCAGTTGCAGCAGGTCTCATGGAAAAGGTGCGGTTGCGCTGGGACATGAGCGCGTTCGATGCCGCGGTGCGTGAAAGCCAGGCGCGCCGCTGGGTCGTCTATCCCGCACTGCGCAACGGCGCCTACTACCCGTGGGAATTCCAGCCGCTGCAGAAGGCATCCGAGCGCTACATGCGCAACCACATGAACCTCGACACGCTCGAAGCGGACAAACGCTTTCCGAGGGGTGAATAATGCTTGAAGCGGATTTCGTCATCATCGGCTCCGGCTCTGCCGGTGCAGCCATGGCCTACAGGCTGTCGGAGGACGGCAAGCATTCGGTGATCGTCATCGAATATGGCGGTTCCGATGCCGGCCCGCTTATCCAGATGCCGTCGGCGCTGTCGATCCCGCTCAACATGCCGCTCTACGACTGGGGCTTCGCCTCCGAACCGGAGCCGCATCTCGGTGGGCGCATCCTCGCCACGCCACGCGGCAAGGTCATCGGTGGCTCATCCTCGATCAACGGCATGGTCTATGTGCGCGGCCATGCCCGCGACTTCGATCACTGGGCAGAACAAGGGGCGAATGGCTGGAGCTTCGCCGACGTGCTGCCCTACTTCAAACGCATGGAGGACAGCCATGGCGGCGAGGACGGCTGGCGTGGCAAGGGCGGCCCGCTGCACGTCCAGCGCGGTGCCCGCACGAACCCGCTCTACGCCGCCTTCATCGAGGCGGGCCACCAGGCCGGTTTCGAGCTGACCGACGACTACAATGGCGCCAAGCAGGAAGGCTTCGGGCCGATGGAGCAGACCATCCGCAGGGGCCAGCGCTGGTCGGCGGCGAATGCTTATCTCAAGCCTGCGCTGAAACGACAAAATGTGAGTCTTGTCAAAGGCTTCGCGCGGCGTGTGATCATCGAGAATCAACGTGCTGTCGGCGTCGAGATCGAAGCTCGCAAACAGATTCAGGTCGTTAAAGCGCGACGCGAGGTCATCGTCGCAGCATCCTCGATCAATTCGCCCAAGATCCTGATGCTATCCGGCATCGGGCCGGCGAAACACCTGGCCGAGCACGGCATTGCGGTCGTTGCCGATCGGCCTGGCGTCGGCCAGAACCTGCAGGACCACATGGAGCTTTACATCCAGCAGGAAGCGACCCAGCCGATCACGCTGAACTCGATCCTCAACCCGTTCTCCAAGGCGCTGATCGGCGCGCGCTGGATGGTCTTCAAGAGCGGTCTGGGTGCCACCAACCATTTCGAGGCCGCCGCCTTCGTGCGCTCGGCGCCGGGTGTCGACTATCCCGACATCCAGTATCATTTCATTCCAGCGGCCGTGCGTTATGACGGCAAGGCAGCAGCGAAGTCGCATGGTTTCCAGGCGCATGTCGGGCCGATGCGATCGAAATCGCGCGGCTCGATCATGCTGCGATCGCATGATCCCAACGCCAAGCCGGTGATCCGCTTCAACTACATGTCGCACGCCGATGACTGGAGGGATTTCCGCCACTGCATCCGCCTCACGCGCGAGATCTTCGGTCAATCCGCTTTCGACCCGTTCCGTGGCAAGGAAATCTCGCCGGGCAGCCATGTGCAGAGCGACGATGAACTGGATGCATTCATCCGTGCGCATGCCGAGAGTGCCTATCATCCCTGCGGCACCTGCCGCATCGGCCGGGCGGACGATCTGCATGCGGTGGTCGACCCCGAATGCCGTGTGATCGGTGTCGACGGGCTGCGTGTCGCGGACTCCTCGATCTTCCCCCGCGTCACCAACGGCAATCTCAACGCGCCGTCCATCATGACCGGCGAGAAGGCAGCCGACCACATTCTTGGCCGCACGCCACTCGCGCCTTCGAACCAGGAACCCTGGATCAATCCGCGCTGGCAGGTCTCGGACAGATAGAGCATCATCGGCTACCGCACCCGGCAGGCCAGAGAATTCGGAGTATCCCATGCGCGCCCAACCCAAGGCATCGCACTACATCAATGGCCGTTTCGTCGACGACGAACAGGGCGCACCTCTGCCGGTCATCTATCCGGCGACCGGTGAAACCATCGCCACGCTGCATTCGGCGACACCCAACATCATCGAACTGGCCGTCGAGGCTGCACGCGCCGCGCAGCCGGCCTGGGCCCGGATGAAACCGGTCGAGCGCGGCCGCATCCTGCGCCGTGCCGCCGACATCCTGCGTGCCCGCAATGCCGAACTTGCCCGGATCGAAACGCTGGACACCGGCAAGGCAATCCAGGAAACACTGGTAGCCGACCCGGCATCCGCCGCAGACGCGCTCGAGTATTTCGGGGGCGCGGTGGCGAGCTATACCGGCGACTACATCGATCTTGGCGGTCCCTTCGCCTATACGCGGCGCGAAGCGCTCGGCGTCTGCGTCGGCATCGGCGCCTGGAACTATCCTATCCAGGGTGCAGGCTGGAAATCGGCACCGGCACTCGCCATGGGTAACGCGATGGTTTTCAAGCCGTCGGAAAACACGCCGCTTTCCGCCCTCGCGCTTGCCGAGGTTTACACGGAAGCCGGACTCCCGGATGGACTTTTCAATGTCGTGCAGGGTTATGGCGATGTCGGTGGCGCGCTGGCTTCGCACGAGGTTGTCGCCAAGGTCTCGCTGACCGGCTCGGTACCGACCGGCAAAAAGGTGCTGGCACTGACCGGCTCACTGATGAAACACGCCACGATGGAGCTCGGCGGCAAGTCGCCGCTGATCGTGTTCGACGATGCGGACCTCGAGAACGCCATCGGTGGCGCCATGCTCGGCAATTTTTACTCGACGGGCCAGGTCTGCTCCAACGGTACCCGCGTGTTCGTGCAGAAGGGCCTGCATGACCGCTTCGTCGAACGGCTGACTGAACGCACCAAGGCAATCCGCATCGGTGATCCGCTCGACCCCGAAACGCAGATGGGCCCGCTGATCAACAAGGCGCAGCACGACAATGTGATGGCCTATGTCGGCATCGGCAAGACTGAAGGTGCCTCGCTGCACCATGGCGGCGGTGAACCGAAACTGCAGGGTTTCGAGAACGGTTTCTTCATCGAGCCGACCATCTTCACCAATGTCACCGACCAGATGCGCATCGCACGCGAGGAGATCTTCGGCCCGGTGATGAGCGTGCTTTCCTTCACCGATGAAGACGAAGTGATCGACCGCGCCAACGATACGGAATTCGGCCTCTCGGCCGGTGTCTTTACCCGCGACCTGCCGCGCGCGCATCGTGTGATTGCCGAACTGCAGGCAGGCACCTGCTGGATCAACAACTACAACCTGTCACCGGTCGAGATGCCGTTCGGTGGCTTCAAGCAATCGGGCATCGGCCGCGAAAACTCGCTGGCGGCGCTGGCGCTCTATTCGCAGGAAAAGTCGGTCTATGTGGAAACCGGCGACGTGGCGAGCCCATACTAGGCTCGCCCCACCCTGCCGGCTTCCTCGGTCTTGTCGAGATACTGCGTGAGGGCAGTAACGAGATGATAGAAGATGCTGGCCGGCACTTCGGTTGCCTGTGAGCGGCCACGCTCGTCGATCCAGTCGATCCACAGGCCGAGAGGCGCCGGATCGATGTGCCAGCGGAACAGGCGCCCGACACGCGCCTCGATCTCCGGTTTCAGATCCGGCCCCCCGGTGCCGTCCAGCGCGATCGCCGCCTTGATCGCCTCCGTCTGTGGCCAGCTACGCGAAATGCCGTCGAGCGGCAGGCCCTCGCGCGAGACCGCACCATAGGCGAGCCCGGTGGCGCGGTTCAGTCCATTGGCTATGGCCGAGGCGTAGAGCTTGCGCGCGAAACCGGTGAGATCGACCTGGCCGCTTCGCTGCGCGAAATCGACCAGCAGAGATGCCCATTCGAAATGATGACCGGGTTCGGTCCATTCGCCACGCTTGCCCGGCGCCGGTTTCCACTCGTCATCGAAATATTCGCCGAGCGTCCAGCTTTCGCGGTCGAAGAAATGGTTGCGGAACAGGTCGACAAGCCTTGCGGCGCGGCGCAGATAGGTGCGGTCACCCGTGGCTGAATGCCATGCCAGGAAAGCCTCCAGCAGATGCATGTGCGGGTTGGAACGACGCTCTCCCCTCCCGCCCGATATTTCCAGGAAGCCGGTCAGGCGTTCGTCCTCCAGATGCGCATCCAGGAAGGAGAACGTCTCCTGGCCCAGGCGTAGCGCATCCGGGTTGCCGCACATATGTGCGTGGGCGAGCGCCAGCAACACGCAGGAGTGGTCGTAGGCATCCTCCGCGGCATCGGCGACGCTGCCATCGACATTCATCGTGCGCACCCAGCCGCCTTTGTCCGTGCGGCCATGACGTGCCATGAAATCGATGCCATGTGCGATCAGCTGGTTCGCCGGCCCATCCCAGCCGCGCGCCTTGGCCACTGCGAAGGCATAGACCTGACGGGCCATGGTGCGCATGCGCTTGGGCCTCATCAGAGGCGACGCATCGAGACCCAAAGCCTCGTGAAAACCACCAAAGCGATCATCGACCCCGATGGTCGACCACAGCGGCATGGTTTCCTCGAACAGCCAGTGGTGGACACGCTTGCGCCAGGAGCCGCTCTCGATGACACGATCATGTGCCGGTGTGAACTTGGTTTCCAGGCGTCCGCTCTTTTCGAGCTGCTCGACCACCTTGCGCACATTCTGGCTGTGACTGACGGGAGCCACGAAAGTGGCATCGGCGGTGGAAACGATGGCTATGTCCCGCAGGCCGACGGCCGAGAGAAGGCGGCCCTGACTGCGGATGTAGGAGTTCTGGCAATCGATCGCGACGACATCGCCGATGACGACATTGCCAGCCTTGTCGGCAGGCCCGACATCGAGCAAGGACTGCCAGGAGCCAAGATCGTTCCAGCGAAAGCCGGCCGGGACCATGGCGATATCAGCTGCCCGCTCCATGATGGCATAGTCGATCGAAATCGCAGGAATGGCTTCGTAGAGATCCTGCGCCATGTAGAGGCCGGAAACATCGCTTGTCGCCGCCTTGAAGGCGGCCTCGGTGGCCTGCCAGATATCTGGTCGAAACGA
This genomic window contains:
- the betA gene encoding choline dehydrogenase, whose translation is MLEADFVIIGSGSAGAAMAYRLSEDGKHSVIVIEYGGSDAGPLIQMPSALSIPLNMPLYDWGFASEPEPHLGGRILATPRGKVIGGSSSINGMVYVRGHARDFDHWAEQGANGWSFADVLPYFKRMEDSHGGEDGWRGKGGPLHVQRGARTNPLYAAFIEAGHQAGFELTDDYNGAKQEGFGPMEQTIRRGQRWSAANAYLKPALKRQNVSLVKGFARRVIIENQRAVGVEIEARKQIQVVKARREVIVAASSINSPKILMLSGIGPAKHLAEHGIAVVADRPGVGQNLQDHMELYIQQEATQPITLNSILNPFSKALIGARWMVFKSGLGATNHFEAAAFVRSAPGVDYPDIQYHFIPAAVRYDGKAAAKSHGFQAHVGPMRSKSRGSIMLRSHDPNAKPVIRFNYMSHADDWRDFRHCIRLTREIFGQSAFDPFRGKEISPGSHVQSDDELDAFIRAHAESAYHPCGTCRIGRADDLHAVVDPECRVIGVDGLRVADSSIFPRVTNGNLNAPSIMTGEKAADHILGRTPLAPSNQEPWINPRWQVSDR
- the betB gene encoding betaine-aldehyde dehydrogenase produces the protein MRAQPKASHYINGRFVDDEQGAPLPVIYPATGETIATLHSATPNIIELAVEAARAAQPAWARMKPVERGRILRRAADILRARNAELARIETLDTGKAIQETLVADPASAADALEYFGGAVASYTGDYIDLGGPFAYTRREALGVCVGIGAWNYPIQGAGWKSAPALAMGNAMVFKPSENTPLSALALAEVYTEAGLPDGLFNVVQGYGDVGGALASHEVVAKVSLTGSVPTGKKVLALTGSLMKHATMELGGKSPLIVFDDADLENAIGGAMLGNFYSTGQVCSNGTRVFVQKGLHDRFVERLTERTKAIRIGDPLDPETQMGPLINKAQHDNVMAYVGIGKTEGASLHHGGGEPKLQGFENGFFIEPTIFTNVTDQMRIAREEIFGPVMSVLSFTDEDEVIDRANDTEFGLSAGVFTRDLPRAHRVIAELQAGTCWINNYNLSPVEMPFGGFKQSGIGRENSLAALALYSQEKSVYVETGDVASPY
- a CDS encoding mannose-1-phosphate guanylyltransferase/mannose-6-phosphate isomerase, with translation MSERIVGFVMSGGVGSRLWPLSREDNPKQFHDLSGDGSMLVKTLQRLAARKDGEASVFLIASERHADRVGRDLAGVDLGRGGALFEPVGRNTAAAVALATLRTLAEFDDALMLVVPSDHEISTTAQFWQTVEAGIPAASAGRLVVFGVRPTQPETGYGYIEAGAERDGVFDVSRFVEKPDLTTAQDYLAAGNFYWNAGIFLFRASAMRDAFQSFRPDIWQATEAAFKAATSDVSGLYMAQDLYEAIPAISIDYAIMERAADIAMVPAGFRWNDLGSWQSLLDVGPADKAGNVVIGDVVAIDCQNSYIRSQGRLLSAVGLRDIAIVSTADATFVAPVSHSQNVRKVVEQLEKSGRLETKFTPAHDRVIESGSWRKRVHHWLFEETMPLWSTIGVDDRFGGFHEALGLDASPLMRPKRMRTMARQVYAFAVAKARGWDGPANQLIAHGIDFMARHGRTDKGGWVRTMNVDGSVADAAEDAYDHSCVLLALAHAHMCGNPDALRLGQETFSFLDAHLEDERLTGFLEISGGRGERRSNPHMHLLEAFLAWHSATGDRTYLRRAARLVDLFRNHFFDRESWTLGEYFDDEWKPAPGKRGEWTEPGHHFEWASLLVDFAQRSGQVDLTGFARKLYASAIANGLNRATGLAYGAVSREGLPLDGISRSWPQTEAIKAAIALDGTGGPDLKPEIEARVGRLFRWHIDPAPLGLWIDWIDERGRSQATEVPASIFYHLVTALTQYLDKTEEAGRVGRA